A genomic stretch from Thauera sp. GDN1 includes:
- the mpl gene encoding UDP-N-acetylmuramate:L-alanyl-gamma-D-glutamyl-meso-diaminopimelate ligase translates to MHIHILGICGTFMGGVALLARAAGHKVTGCDANVYPPMSTQLEEQGIGLIEGYEASQLDLAPDVFVVGNAVSRGNPLLEAILDRGLPYVSGPQWLAEHVLAGRWVLAVAGTHGKTTTTSLLAWMLEDAGLNPGFLVGGVPQNFGVSARLTESPFFVIEADEYDTAFCDKRSKFVHYRPRTAILNNLEFDHADIFADLTAIETQFHHLVRTVPASGRIVANGREDSLKRVVARGCWSELEWFNDAAQWSAAAGVSEAEAVFSLKGVEQGRVAMPLAGSHNRENALAAIAAARHVGVTPAQAIASLASFEGIKRRLELRGVVDGVSVYDDFAHHPTAIALTVGGLRRRQPAGRILAVLEPRSNTMKLGVMKAQLPASLAEADAVFCYGAGLGWDAAEALAPLGERARAYEALDALVADVVATARAGDHILVMSNGGFGGVHQKLLDALAGR, encoded by the coding sequence ATGCACATTCACATCCTCGGTATCTGCGGCACCTTCATGGGCGGCGTCGCGCTGCTGGCGCGCGCGGCCGGCCACAAGGTCACCGGCTGCGATGCCAACGTCTATCCGCCGATGAGCACCCAGCTCGAGGAACAGGGCATCGGCCTGATCGAGGGCTACGAAGCCTCGCAGCTCGACCTGGCGCCGGACGTGTTCGTGGTCGGCAACGCGGTGTCGCGCGGCAATCCGCTGCTCGAGGCCATCCTCGATCGCGGGCTGCCCTATGTCTCCGGACCGCAGTGGCTGGCCGAGCATGTGCTGGCCGGGCGCTGGGTGCTGGCGGTGGCCGGCACCCACGGCAAGACGACGACCACCTCGCTGCTGGCCTGGATGCTGGAGGATGCCGGACTCAACCCGGGCTTCCTGGTCGGCGGCGTGCCGCAGAACTTCGGCGTGTCGGCGCGTCTCACCGAGTCGCCCTTCTTCGTCATCGAGGCCGACGAGTACGACACCGCGTTCTGCGACAAGCGCTCGAAGTTCGTGCATTACCGCCCGCGCACCGCGATCCTCAACAACCTCGAGTTCGATCACGCCGACATCTTTGCCGACCTGACGGCGATCGAGACCCAGTTCCATCATCTGGTGCGCACGGTGCCGGCGAGCGGGCGCATCGTCGCCAATGGCCGCGAGGACAGCCTGAAGCGCGTCGTCGCGCGCGGCTGCTGGTCGGAGCTGGAGTGGTTCAACGATGCGGCGCAGTGGTCGGCGGCAGCGGGCGTCTCGGAAGCCGAGGCGGTGTTCAGCCTGAAGGGCGTGGAGCAAGGCCGGGTTGCGATGCCGCTCGCCGGCAGCCACAACCGCGAGAACGCGCTCGCAGCGATCGCCGCCGCGCGCCATGTCGGGGTCACGCCGGCGCAGGCGATCGCCAGCCTGGCGAGCTTCGAAGGCATCAAGCGCCGGCTCGAGCTGCGTGGCGTGGTCGATGGCGTCAGCGTCTACGACGACTTCGCCCATCATCCGACCGCGATCGCGCTCACCGTCGGCGGCCTGCGCCGGCGCCAACCTGCGGGGCGGATCCTGGCCGTGCTCGAGCCGCGTTCGAACACCATGAAGCTCGGGGTCATGAAGGCGCAGCTGCCCGCCAGTCTCGCCGAGGCGGACGCGGTGTTCTGCTACGGGGCCGGGCTGGGCTGGGACGCGGCCGAGGCGCTGGCGCCGCTCGGTGAGCGCGCGCGCGCCTACGAGGCCCTAGATGCGCTGGTGGCGGACGTCGTCGCGACCGCCCGGGCGGGCGACCACATCCTGGTGATGAGCAATGGCGGCTTCGGCGGCGTGCATCAGAAGCTGCTGGACGCGCTCGCCGGGCGCTGA
- a CDS encoding SIS domain-containing protein, with protein sequence MNLIDRISHQFEDNMRASLEALELLAAPIAGAVELITASLLDNGRVLVCGGSGSAGDARRFAAQLVNGFELERPALAAMALSADTSTLAPVAAELDPQALFARQIAAFGQPGDILVTLSTNPASARVLGAIGAAHERDMRVIALTGADGGRIAEALGPADILLSAPAERTARIQELHLLILHCLCDGIDCLLLGVED encoded by the coding sequence ATGAACCTCATCGACCGCATCTCGCACCAGTTCGAAGACAACATGCGCGCCTCGCTCGAGGCGCTCGAACTGCTCGCCGCGCCGATCGCCGGCGCCGTCGAACTCATCACCGCCAGCCTGCTCGACAACGGCAGGGTGCTGGTGTGCGGCGGCAGCGGCTCGGCAGGCGACGCCCGCCGCTTCGCCGCGCAACTGGTTAACGGCTTCGAACTCGAACGCCCGGCGCTGGCCGCGATGGCGCTCAGCGCCGACACCTCGACGCTGGCGCCGGTCGCCGCGGAGCTCGACCCGCAGGCCCTGTTCGCCCGCCAGATCGCCGCCTTCGGCCAGCCGGGCGACATCCTCGTCACGCTGTCCACCAACCCCGCTTCGGCGCGCGTGCTGGGCGCGATCGGCGCCGCCCACGAACGCGACATGCGGGTGATCGCCCTCACCGGCGCCGACGGCGGACGCATCGCCGAAGCCCTCGGTCCGGCCGACATCCTGCTGTCCGCCCCCGCCGAGCGCACCGCGCGCATCCAGGAATTGCACTTGCTCATCCTGCATTGCCTGTGCGACGGTATCGACTGTCTGTTACTCGGAGTGGAAGACTGA
- a CDS encoding BON domain-containing protein: MKTLRHSPNTANTQEPTRQSRRALVLGLGAAALLPLLQGCFPVVATGVGAGAALVSDRRTSGTYVEDEGIEWKVSSRIRERFGSSAHVNVTSYNRNVLLTGEAPNETVRGELERIVGGVEHVRGVINEVVVGPNSSLTARGNDALITSNVKARFVDAQRFSAHNVKVVTEANVVFLMGIVTRAEADAAAEVARTSQGVRKVVRVFEYISDEEARRLDNPTGARR; the protein is encoded by the coding sequence ATGAAGACGCTGCGACATTCCCCGAACACCGCAAACACCCAGGAACCGACCCGCCAATCCCGCCGTGCGCTGGTGCTCGGCCTGGGCGCGGCCGCGCTGCTGCCGCTGCTGCAGGGCTGTTTCCCGGTCGTCGCCACCGGGGTCGGCGCAGGCGCCGCCCTGGTCTCCGACCGCCGCACGAGCGGCACCTACGTCGAGGACGAAGGCATCGAATGGAAGGTGTCGAGCCGCATCCGTGAGCGCTTCGGCAGCAGCGCGCATGTGAACGTCACCTCCTACAACCGCAACGTGCTGCTGACCGGCGAAGCCCCCAACGAAACCGTACGCGGCGAGCTCGAGCGCATCGTGGGCGGCGTCGAGCACGTGCGCGGCGTGATCAACGAAGTGGTGGTCGGCCCCAACTCCAGCCTGACCGCGCGCGGCAACGACGCGCTGATCACCTCCAACGTGAAGGCCCGCTTCGTCGACGCCCAGCGCTTCTCGGCGCACAACGTCAAGGTCGTCACCGAGGCCAACGTGGTGTTCCTGATGGGCATCGTCACCCGCGCCGAGGCGGACGCCGCCGCCGAGGTCGCCCGCACCAGCCAGGGCGTGCGCAAGGTCGTGCGCGTGTTCGAATACATCAGCGACGAGGAAGCGCGCCGGCTCGACAACCCGACCGGCGCACGACGCTGA
- the accC gene encoding acetyl-CoA carboxylase biotin carboxylase subunit, producing MFEKILIANRGEIALRILRACRELGIKTVAVHSEADTEAKYVRLADESVCIGPASSTLSYLNVPAIISAAEVTDAEAIHPGYGFLSENADFGERVEQSGFVFIGPRPDTIRLMGDKVSAKDAMKAAGVPCVPGSDGALPDDPKEIVKIARAVGYPVIIKAAGGGGGRGMRVVHTEAALLNAVTTTRAEAQAAFGNPVVYMEKFLENPRHVEIQVLADQHGNAVYLGERDCSMQRRHQKVIEEAPAPGIDRKLIAKVGERCAEACRKIGYRGAGTFEFLFENGEFYFIEMNTRLQVEHPVTEFITGIDLVQAQIRVAAGEKLWFRQRDIVFRGHAVECRINAEDPFKFTPSPGRITNWHTPGGPGVRVDSHVYNGYTVPPHYDSMIGKLITYGDTRDQAIRRMRIALSEMMVEGIKTNIPLHQTLMLDPRFMEGGTSIHYLEHKLADRNEVQG from the coding sequence ATGTTCGAGAAGATCCTGATCGCGAACCGCGGGGAAATCGCCCTGCGCATCCTGCGCGCCTGCCGGGAACTCGGCATCAAGACCGTGGCGGTGCATTCCGAGGCCGACACCGAGGCCAAGTACGTGCGCCTGGCCGACGAGTCGGTGTGCATCGGTCCGGCTTCGTCCACGCTCAGCTACCTGAACGTGCCGGCCATCATCTCCGCCGCCGAGGTCACCGACGCCGAGGCCATCCATCCCGGCTACGGCTTTCTGTCGGAGAACGCCGACTTCGGCGAGCGCGTCGAGCAGTCCGGCTTCGTCTTCATCGGCCCCCGCCCGGACACCATCCGCCTGATGGGCGACAAGGTGTCGGCCAAGGACGCGATGAAGGCCGCCGGCGTGCCCTGCGTGCCCGGCTCGGACGGCGCCCTGCCCGACGACCCGAAGGAGATCGTCAAGATCGCACGCGCCGTCGGCTACCCGGTGATCATCAAGGCCGCCGGCGGCGGCGGCGGGCGCGGCATGCGCGTGGTGCACACCGAGGCCGCGCTGCTCAACGCGGTGACCACCACCCGCGCCGAGGCCCAGGCCGCCTTCGGCAACCCGGTGGTGTACATGGAGAAGTTCCTCGAGAACCCGCGCCACGTCGAGATCCAGGTCCTGGCCGACCAGCACGGCAACGCGGTCTACCTGGGCGAGCGCGACTGCTCGATGCAGCGCCGCCACCAGAAGGTGATCGAGGAAGCCCCCGCGCCGGGCATCGACCGCAAGCTCATCGCCAAGGTCGGCGAGCGCTGCGCCGAGGCCTGCCGCAAGATCGGCTACCGCGGCGCGGGCACCTTCGAGTTCCTGTTCGAGAACGGCGAGTTCTACTTCATCGAGATGAACACCCGCCTCCAGGTCGAGCACCCGGTCACCGAATTCATCACCGGCATCGACCTCGTCCAGGCGCAGATCCGCGTCGCAGCCGGCGAGAAGCTGTGGTTCCGCCAGCGCGACATCGTCTTCCGCGGGCACGCGGTGGAATGCCGCATCAACGCCGAGGATCCGTTCAAGTTCACCCCGTCGCCGGGCCGCATCACCAACTGGCACACCCCGGGCGGCCCCGGCGTGCGGGTCGATTCGCATGTGTACAACGGCTACACCGTCCCGCCGCACTACGACTCGATGATCGGCAAGCTGATCACCTACGGCGATACCCGCGACCAGGCGATCCGCCGCATGCGCATCGCGCTGTCCGAGATGATGGTCGAAGGTATCAAGACCAACATCCCGCTGCACCAGACCCTGATGCTCGACCCGCGCTTCATGGAAGGCGGCACCAGCATCCACTATCTGGAGCACAAGCTGGCCGACCGCAACGAAGTGCAGGGCTGA
- a CDS encoding YraN family protein, with protein sequence MDEFDSAARRRPAQDTGGGRTSGARAAGRRSGKEGDSIDARRTPAQARGAAAEALAAAHLAARGLRLLARNVRCRGGEVDLICLDRSHVVFVEVRLRSNARFGGAAESITAAKRRRVLIAAQWWLGGVGRRYAGAACRFDAVLLDALDPARITWLPGAFDAG encoded by the coding sequence ATGGATGAATTCGACTCGGCGGCACGGCGCCGTCCCGCGCAGGACACCGGCGGCGGACGGACGAGCGGAGCGCGGGCCGCAGGCAGGCGCTCCGGCAAGGAAGGCGACAGTATCGACGCACGCCGGACGCCGGCGCAAGCGCGCGGCGCGGCGGCGGAGGCGCTCGCCGCCGCGCATCTCGCCGCCCGCGGGCTGCGCCTCCTCGCGCGCAACGTGCGCTGCCGCGGCGGCGAGGTGGACCTGATCTGCCTCGACCGCAGCCACGTGGTCTTCGTGGAGGTCCGTCTGCGCAGCAATGCCCGCTTCGGCGGCGCGGCCGAGAGCATCACCGCGGCCAAGCGCCGGCGCGTGCTGATCGCCGCACAGTGGTGGCTCGGTGGTGTCGGACGGCGTTACGCGGGCGCGGCCTGCCGCTTCGACGCCGTGCTGCTCGACGCGCTCGATCCGGCCCGAATCACCTGGTTACCGGGCGCCTTCGATGCGGGCTGA
- the accB gene encoding acetyl-CoA carboxylase biotin carboxyl carrier protein has translation MDLRKLKKLIDLVQESGISELEVTEGEEKVRIAKHSAAAPAAYYAQIPAAAPAAAAPAAAAPAAESGNALPEGHVVKSPMVGTFYRASAPGAKPLVEVGQSVNEGDRLCIIEAMKLMNEIEADASGVIKAILVENGEPVEYGQPLFVID, from the coding sequence ATGGATCTGCGCAAGCTGAAGAAACTCATCGACCTCGTTCAGGAATCGGGCATTTCCGAGCTGGAAGTCACCGAAGGCGAGGAGAAGGTCCGCATCGCCAAGCACTCGGCGGCCGCTCCCGCCGCCTACTACGCCCAGATCCCAGCCGCCGCACCCGCCGCCGCCGCGCCTGCTGCAGCCGCACCTGCGGCCGAGAGCGGCAACGCGCTGCCGGAAGGGCACGTCGTCAAGTCGCCGATGGTCGGCACCTTCTACCGCGCCAGCGCCCCGGGCGCCAAGCCCCTGGTCGAGGTCGGCCAGTCGGTCAATGAAGGCGACCGCCTGTGCATCATCGAGGCGATGAAGCTGATGAACGAGATCGAGGCCGACGCCAGCGGCGTGATCAAGGCCATCCTGGTCGAGAACGGCGAGCCGGTCGAGTACGGCCAGCCCCTCTTCGTCATCGACTGA